The nucleotide window ATATTTCACTAACATATGGACACACCACATGGAACATTTCATATGTTGATAACATAACATGGTAAGTGTATTTAATTCTGCAACAGCAGTACATCTTTAACATATTTAAAGATGCGAAAATAAATTAGAAAGTGAATTCTGAAATGAGCAATGTTGGGCGAAGACTTCGTAGATTTAAACGGTCATTGATTTTCGAACGATTCAACGTTGTTTAACGGTATAGAATCAATACCTTAAATCGTttatattaaaatgaacaaCAGGGCATCAATTAACAACTTTTATTGTGGACCCATTAACAacaatgtatattttaatacattgatTGCCACTTCGATGCTTGTTTCCTTGCCTTGCACACCAAGAATGGTCTAACCTACTGGTCAAATTGAATTactaaaatattacattaactaTCTAAAATAATGCATGACCATGTACAGTCTTAAATGATATACCTTTTTTATAAAGATTAttaggatagatagatagatatatagatagatagatagatagatagatagatagatagatagatagatagatagatagaacactTGTATTTTGTTTAAGACACTTAACGTGTTTATCGTCTTGAGTTGGATATTTTCTGTGGTTTGGCATCTTTGAAAATTCTCATAATTTGAGAAAGGGTGGAAACGAGCGCTCAGATTTCAGGCGAGCTCTGATTGGCTCCAGCTGCGATACTTTGATTGGATTGCTCCGCGATGCggcgctgtgattggctgagacGCGCATGCTAGAACGACACAGACGCACATATGGGCTTGTCTGCAGTGAGGGGGCTCATGATCTGGAGTTTGAGTCACAAGAGCCACATCTGCACAGCCTGGATTGTACTGATTTTGTTCTTCATAACAAATGTAAGTGCAAGACTTAGTTATGCATTTGATCAGCTTCATGCATGATTTTTatctgataaaagttacttttgtgtgtgtgttttcatgaaaaacattttcatgcTTTATTTTACTTATGCAAAGCAGGATGtttcataaaacatttttctatTTCACGAGTATTTAAAGTTACTGGATTTCTGATTGTCATCATTCCAGAATCATGGTAAGCATGCCACCAAATCATCAGTCCACACTTGTGGACTTCTGATTAATTACAATAGATTGTTTACTCTGGTTGGACTTTGTCTGGTTAATTACAATAGATTGTTTACTCTGATTAGACCTCACTTTACATTATTTGCAGCAAAGGATTAGTTACTGTGAAGAAATGGCCGTTGCAGAAATTTTAGCATATGGGATGACATCTGCACCTCATGCCAATCTGTGCATAGAAATAATGCCAGTCGCTGGACCCCGTGTGCATGCTGTTATTGCTGCATTCATATGATATAAACACTGTGTTTCTGTTCTGAGATGTTTTTTAGAAACAGATTTCAGCAAATATGTTAAAAAAAGCAAGATCTATATCTGTCCAAAAGCCAGAAAAGTTCCCCAAGGAGGGACGATTGGAAAATTCAAGCATTAGTATTTTAGACAAATTAAACAGAATTAGTCACTTTGCATTATTTTGCTGGTTTTGTTTGTGATGAGTTATTAGAAATGAAAATGCATTTGGGTGCATGCTACTACATCAAACATGGCAGTAGTAGCCTTTTTTCCATTTGTTTGGAACTGGATCAATAGAGTAGCTTTTGAAACTGTTAATCTTAGATTTATGTGGTCATATTTCCAGAAGTTTGTATTGAAATAGTAATTTACTCATTTTATCTATTTCAAATGAGTAAGCTATTGCGTTTCCATTTTTTTTGATTATGATTTGAGCGTATGTTTGTGTACATGTCTCTGACAGCATGGATGGAAGGTGTGGTAATTATCCTATTGAAAAGCTGTATTCCAGGTGTGGCTAGCAACAGGTTTCTTCTAACTGATTGGTGGTAGTCATCCATCCTTTTTGATAACTGGGCGTGAGTGTGTCCACACGATGTGCATTCATCGGTTGTTCAGTTTCCCTCTTCCTAGAACAGAGTGGTTTTTCAGCTCCTCCAGATAAATAGAGCCATGCCCTCTATAACAGTGCTTGTGCAGGTCCAAGCCTGTTAAATGAGCATGATTAGTCAATCAAAGGAAAACAAAACCAGATGGAGGGTGAcccaaatttaatttattggaGTTTATCTTTATCTATTTATTGCTTAATTAGatgtatgtatgtttatgcatttcaaaattaaaaccgtttgtttttgttttttgcagttGTGCCTACAGGAATCTGGCGACTGTCTGCGGGAACAGATGCGTTTTATGATGCGATCCTTGCAGGATCTCAAGCATTTGCGGCGGAGCTGCGCAGCACCCCCTGTCGGACCTCCAGTGAGATTGCGTGCTTGCAAGCAGCTGATAGCCCAACGAGAACGGCGAGCACGGTTGAGGATCAGCGACGCCAGTGAGGCGAGCAGTTACGACTCTGCCTGCTGTCTATCTAGCTCTCTAGAGGAGGAGGACTCTACGAGCGGCCCATCGGCTGTTAGCTCACCGAGCAGCGAGCGAAGTCTTGAGTTTGATTCGGGTTACTCTGAGGCCTCCTGGCAGGATGAAGGAGTGGTGTTACGGCGCACCCAAAACATCCGTGTATCTTCGGCTGCGTGTCTTCGCACCAACCAGACGGCCAACACCCGAGTGCGTCCTAAGTCGACTTCCGACGCTTGCTTGGAAAGTTGGACATCGTTTGAGACCGCGAGTGACCCGGAGGACTGGACTACGTCACTACTCACCCGCGGGCGTAACCGGCAGCCACTAGTGCTGGGAGACAACAGCTTCGCTGATCTCATTCAGAACTGGATGGACTTACCGGAATGTCCGGAACAGACTGAACAAAAGTACAGTTCTGGACGCAGTTTCGCTAAAGACCTCTTGGTAAATGTCAAACGGAAGATAGCCGGGATTTCGCGGAGTACTGATGGGCCAAGAAAGTCGTCAGATGGTACAAAGCTGAGCAAATCAATTATGGCTCCCAAACGACTTTCTTGCCAAGTTGACGTACAGCACAAAATGCCATTCTTCTATAAATCCCACACAGGTCTGAATGAACTGGACACAGATTTCTTCCAGTTTACGGCACTCATGAAATCTGGAAGCAGAATGCCCATTGTCTGTAGTGACATTATTGGGTACATATGACTACAGTTTGATCGCTAAAAACTGGACAATATCTGAATGGACAATATATCTCCAGGAGagacaaattatttttttatgaaaagcTTTGTCCGTAATGCTGtgtaaaatgcacaaaaataaaaaaaaattgcaaacaAGTCACACTGGTcattgcattgctcttggtggtGGCCTCAATGAGCTCAATGaatgaaattaaacattaaatgaaATTCATACATCACAAATTAAAGGGGTTTTGGTGATAATGACCCGATGAATGTACATTATCAAGCGTATACCTGTACTTACACATAAAAACAATACGCagtataataaaattaaaaaaagatttctaCTTCATGCTACTAAATGCTGTTTTTCAaacttctattcatcaaataatcttgTGTCAAGATAGatgttcaaaaatgtattaaggTTTCCACAAAAGTATTAAATAGATATTCATATTAGATGTCATAAATGTTCATGTCAgccaaaatcagcatattagaatatttgaaggatcatgtgacaaagAAAACTAATGATGTATAGTgatgctgctgaaaattcagcgttgctaaaatatatatacacactgtatatatatatatacacacacacacaccaatcaggcataacaggACTGTTGAAATTAATAACCCTGATTGTCTCTACAttacagcacctgttagtgggtgggatatattaggaagcaagtgaacattttgtcctcaaagttgatgttttAGAAGTAGGAAAAATGGCCAAGAATatggatttgagcgagtttgacaagggccaaattgtgatggctagacgactaggtcagagcatcttcaaaactgatgcacgtggagagagaaggctggcccgtgtggtctgatcaaaggTGTCAGTCAGACCAGTCAGGTatccatgctgacccctgtccaccgctgaaagccacatgagcatcagaaagcATCAGATATGAGCAtatgggcaatgttctgctggaaacATTGCCCATATGTACCACCTACTTAAGCtgtgttgcagaccatgtacaccctttcatggaaacggtattccctggggGCTGTGGTCTCTTTCAACAGGAAAATGAGtcttgccacaaagcaaaaatggttcaggaatggtttgaggagcacaacagtGAGTCTGAGGTGATgtcttggcctccaaattccccagatctcaatccagttgAGTATCTGtgagatgtgctgaacaaacaagcccGATCTATGGAGGCCTTACCTCGCAATTTAcaagacttaaaggatctgctgcttacATCTTAATGCCAGATAATACAGCACAGGGGTCTAggggagtccatgcctcgatgggtcacgGCTGATTTGGCAGCAAAATGGGACCAACACTATTAGAAAGgtggtcataatattatgcatgatcggtgtgtgtgtgtgtatatattaataataaatgtaaaaaaaaaattaaataaaatgtgtgtatgcgtgtatatatatatatatatatatatatatatatatatatatatattattgaaagcaaaaatatatatattttatttattactaaATATGTTGTTGAATGTGCAGTGTCTGTACTTTAAATCCTTCAACCAGTTTGTTATTATGAACAGATGAAATTATTTTTAGCAGTTTACAACAGTGGACAGGAACGCTGTGTTCCTTGGACGAGGTTTTGCTTTTTGGCGTCTCTGGAGTGGAAAAAAGCAGAACGATCTTTAGTAATGGCAGAGAAGCTGTATCAACACAAGTATCTCAGGTGGCCCCAGCAGCTTGTGTTAAATGAGGTAACCCTGCTCGTGTCCCTTTACGAGCGAATGGGGAAAAATCTGCAGCAGCTGGTTAGAGGGTGAAGACGTTAACTTTAGCTTCATTAAGCTTTAGAGTGCCTCAGTTATCAGACTAATGCATCCTGCAACACCACAACTTGTGCCAGCTCATATGTATTCGTCTTCTTAAAGACTTATTaatcatttttggtttgacttgCAGTCATAGATGGTGACTGCAgagtcataaaataaaataaaactcctATACTGAAGGCTGTTCTCACCGTATGACGTCAGAGTTATTATTTGTGAGATAATACCAGGAATTAATGACAAATGCGTAACAGCCTGCTATATTTGTGCTTCAAGTGTTACATTTAAGATCCCAACTGACCTCGGACCAGCCAAACAGATAtactgtgagagagagagagagagcgagagagagagagagagagagagagagagagagagagagagagagagagagagagagacagagagagacagagagatgcAGTATGTTGCTTATCTTTGCGTTTGTGTGGAATAAGTGAAATATTGCGACAGTAAAATCAGGCCTTATCCCTAAACAGTCTTAAGTTACcatgcttatatatatatataaaaaaaaaaaaaatatatatatatatatatatatatatatatatatatatatatatatatatatatatatatatttgagggGTTTTCTTTTTTCCGTTGAGAATACATGGAACAGATGGACAGAGTTGCTGGTGGAAACAGGGAATTGCACTTAGAGCTTAGAGGAATATAAAACAGCTAACAAATGCCTTGCCAGAGGTTTTAAGAATATCCAGGAGCCTCGTGCCTCTCTCCTTGGAGAGAATTTTGGCAATGTGACTTCAAAACACATCCAAAATTACTTCATAAGAACAAAAGATTCATAGAGCCAGGCCAACTtgaatatttcatttatatattatttataaattaagtgataattaatattattattttatttgttctaaAATGTAGAGTAAACAATTTGTTTTTGTGCAGTGTTCTTTTCCTTTCCTTTTTGCCATTAGGTATGGAAGTTTTTTCCGCCATGGAATAACTttctatctcacaattctgattgtttctctcgcaattgtgagtttacattttaaaaatctaaccttccttctcagaattgtgagtttttattttttttaaatcctcaaAATTGGACTTGCCATTGTTTTTTATCTCAGTATTGTGAGAAAAGAAGTCGGAATTCAGATATATAAACTCACAActgcaagaaaaaaagtcataattgcgagtttatatcacaatcctgactttataacttgcgactgtgatttttttttaaatctcacaatttaaaagctaaaacattttattctgttGCAGAAACAAACTTCCATAATTTGGAGCATTATAACAAGATTAGCGTAAAATGTCTTCTATTTTCAGTTCTCTTTTAAATCAACTACTGTCATGGTTTGCAACAGTTTGAAGTGCAAATAAATCTTGCATAGCTAGTTAGTTAAATTAGTTAAATGACTGACATGTTTATAGCTAACTACCTGACTCATCTGGTTCAGTAGCTCAGACATTTGAATCTATTTTCAACTTGAGTAGTGAGGTTTGTTACTACCAgacagggatggaaattaacttttttgtccaccggccactgtggctggtggatttcaaaatctaccagccactcaatgttttaaccagccactttcttgtttttaaccgacaatgtgtaactgcacgcgaaaattaatactacaagctctacaatactattaatctcaaatctcaatgaaatattgacattttttctttcactcttatacacacacaaaccatgaactggtatacatttaattaaatgagtagggctctgtgttctctctcttttttttttctttttttttacctggatgtggcatttggatgatttgtgttcttttatggcttccagttttaggtttttagtaccaacaatgaaacgactagttttggcatctcctgaaacgtgttgacgacataccgagcagaacattgtcagtagggatgcaccaaaataaaaatcattggctgaaaccgaagcactaaaagaaattatgccaattatccattgctatttatggctaatgctgtgactgtgtaactttactcaaaatcaaggcattgcaattgcattaattaatattaaagtttcaaataataaatcaattacaaattatgcaaatatttatttagcacattgcaacatcacacaatataaaataaaattcaaagtaaaatgtttaactcgacctcactcatgtgtacattaaataataatgtacaggtctactggcctgcagaaaggtacagaaatttaataaagtaatcaaatgtaaaataactgcatatttaactgtttaaatgaaagattaatccttattaaacttacaaaagctattcaatcaagagcagtgagtgatgtccttttgacattaaacatagcagtaaaggctacttcccctttaagacctaatagaagGCTCtgcgtcatctttcacgactgtataaagttcacttaaggcatattcagactatgtctgctagaataCTCATCATGATGAATATGTTGGCatattttttgtgtgagtttgtccgtttaagcacaagacttgaaagagaactcaatatttgcgcgctgtgagacgggtgcgcgcttccggatgacagtgacggatcttctctcagcgcgcgcgagttcttattcgcgtcttctggcactacatccgggtaatgacggcgaaaacgactggtcatattcggacatacggccgcactcgcatgcactgaacacagtttataaagaggggaaacagtatgctatttttatttacccgccacggtggctggtaggtgaagcgagtttacccgccacaactcaaaatcacccgcatttggctggtggcgggtgctaatttccatccctgctaCCAGACCTTAcagaccttaaagggttagttcacccaaaaatgatatttatatcattaatgactcaccctaatgtcgttccacacccgtaagacctccgttcatctttggaacatcGGAAGATAAAATacatttggtccaaaaataacaaaaactacgactttattcagcattatcttctcttccgtgtttgttttcacttctcaaataaagatttgaacggtaatgaatcagctgattgattcggatcgccaatgtctcgtgatttcagcagtt belongs to Pseudorasbora parva isolate DD20220531a chromosome 22, ASM2467924v1, whole genome shotgun sequence and includes:
- the inka1a gene encoding PAK4-inhibitor inka1: MLCLQESGDCLREQMRFMMRSLQDLKHLRRSCAAPPVGPPVRLRACKQLIAQRERRARLRISDASEASSYDSACCLSSSLEEEDSTSGPSAVSSPSSERSLEFDSGYSEASWQDEGVVLRRTQNIRVSSAACLRTNQTANTRVRPKSTSDACLESWTSFETASDPEDWTTSLLTRGRNRQPLVLGDNSFADLIQNWMDLPECPEQTEQKYSSGRSFAKDLLVNVKRKIAGISRSTDGPRKSSDGTKLSKSIMAPKRLSCQVDVQHKMPFFYKSHTGLNELDTDFFQFTALMKSGSRMPIVCSDIIGYI